The Solanum pennellii chromosome 11, SPENNV200 genome contains a region encoding:
- the LOC107003681 gene encoding adenylate isopentenyltransferase 5, chloroplastic-like: MVHKSIQILFNKKKVIFIMGATGSGKSRLSVDLATHFRGEIINSDKMQVYKGLEIVTNKITHTEKQGVRHILLGEIEPDSNFIAEDFCLQAVVYIEKILKTQRVPIIVGGSNSYIKKLVKDHVFMFKYKYDSCFIWIDVEQSVLNRKVDMRVDQMVKAGLVDEVRQIFIPNADYTKGIRRSIGVPEMDIYLREETNIDGDDESK, translated from the exons ATGGTGCACAAGTCAATACAAATACTC ttcaacaagaagaaagtGATCTTCATAATGGGGGCCACAGGTTCTGGAAAATCCCGTCTCTCTGTTGACCTTGCCACCCATTTTCGAGGAGAAATAATCAACTCGGATAAAATGCAAGTATACAAGGGACTTGAAATTGTTACAAACAAGATCACACACACTGAGAAACAAGGTGTACGACACATTTTGTtag GTGAAATTGAACCAGATTCAAACTTCATAGctgaagatttttgtttgcaAGCTGTCgtctatatagaaaaaatactgAAGACTCAACGTGTTCCAATTATTGTTGGAGGGTCAAATTCGTATATTAAAAAACTTGTGAAAGATCATGtgttcatgttcaaatataagtatgataGTTGCTTTATTTGGATTGATGTTGAGCAATCAGTCTTGAACCGTAAAGTTGACATGAGGGTTGATCAAATGGTCAAAGCag GGCTAGTGGATGAGGTGCGACAGATTTTCATTCCAAATGCAGATTACACCAAAGGAATCCGACGGTCCATCGGTGTCCCTGAAATGGACATATATTTAAGGGAAGAAACAAATATAGACGGAGATGATGAATCAAAGTAG
- the LOC107003683 gene encoding adenylate isopentenyltransferase 7, mitochondrial-like: MGATGTGKSRLSVDLATHFRGEIINSDKMQVYKGLEIVTNKITHTEKQGEIEPVQTSHLKIFVYKLFVYIEKILKTQRVPIIVGGSNSYIEKLVEDHVFMFKYKYDSCFIWIDVEQSVLNRRVDMRVDQMVNAGLVDEVRQIFIPNANYTKGIRRSIGVPEMDIYLREETNIDGDDESKQMILQASISSIKRNTRMLICNQLDKIKRLISEKIGLCIILLLRSFSKKIEKKILTKHGQILFCNHA, from the exons ATGGGGGCCACAGGAACGGGAAAATCCCGTCTCTCTGTTGACCTTGCCACCCATTTTCGAGGAGAAATAATTAACTCGGATAAAATGCAAGTATACAAGGGACTTGAAATTGTTACAAACAAGATCACACACACTGAGAAACAAG GTGAAATTGAACCAGTTCAGACTTCACACCTGAAGATTTTTGTTTACAAGTTGTTCgtctatatagaaaaaatactaAAGACTCAACGTGTTCCAATTATTGTTGGAGGGTCGAATTCGTATATTGAAAAACTTGTGGAAGATCATGtgttcatgttcaaatataagtatgataGTTGCTTTATTTGGATTGATGTTGAGCAATCAGTCTTGAACCGTAGAGTTGACATGAGGGTTGATCAAATGGTCAACGCag GGCTAGTGGATGAGGTGCGACAGATTTTCATTCCAAATGCAAATTACACCAAAGGAATCCGACGGTCCATCGGTGTCCCTGAAATGGACATATATTTAAGGGAAGAAACAAATATAGACGGAGATGATGAATCAAAGCAGAtgattcttcaagcttcaatttcAAGTATCAAGCGTAATACTCGTATGTTAATTTGTAACCAACTTGACAAGATTAAACGATTAATAAGCGAGAAAATTGGTCTGTGCATCATATTGTTGCTACGGTCGTTTTCAAAGAAGATAGAGAAGAAGATCTTGACGAAGCATGGACAAATACTGTTTTGCAACCATGCCTAG